The Gammaproteobacteria bacterium genome has a segment encoding these proteins:
- a CDS encoding YciI family protein, giving the protein MLHLVYLEDIQDNLPIRKPLLEAHMAHMATHAQVIRLGGPLMRDDGSAPAGGVLVIEAPSKQHVPDIITADPYFKAGLWPRIRVHACRDLINTWKPTT; this is encoded by the coding sequence ATGCTCCACCTGGTCTACCTCGAAGATATCCAGGACAACCTGCCCATCCGCAAGCCGCTGCTGGAGGCGCACATGGCGCACATGGCCACGCATGCACAGGTCATCAGGCTGGGTGGGCCGCTGATGCGTGATGACGGCAGCGCCCCCGCCGGCGGCGTGCTGGTCATCGAAGCGCCATCGAAGCAGCATGTGCCCGATATCATCACCGCCGACCCCTATTTCAAGGCCGGCCTGTGGCCACGGATCCGCGTTCACGCCTGCAGGGATCTGATCAACACATGGAAACCAACGACCTGA
- a CDS encoding FAD-binding oxidoreductase — protein sequence MTAGPTRIPAAELARRLKDCLGDSRVLTGDTERELYSGDLYTQGRLAAAVIRPTDSATLASAVRLASAAGYALVPRGGGLSYTEGVCPPSESSVVIDTTDLGGLVDFDPGNMYVTVGAGTTWETIHDALAPHGLRLPFFGTFSGRRATVGGGLSNGAVFLGTARYGGATENVIGLEVVTADGRVLRTGNAGFQHGKPFYRTHGPDLTGLFLHDGGALGIKTEATFRLIEMPRHNRYLSQAFPDAAAAARALSAIARSGAAEEAYVFDPQSTARNMAGGTLQGDLKRLGSIVTGQENLLAGLRAGARVIAGGKRVVPAGAWSLHLVCAGRTAAAADADLRLCRRLLATTGGTEIPASIPLAVRAAPFDSLNGVLGPRGERWAAINAKVPHGDATDLIDAHDQLIERHRTGLQDAGVEVSILLSAMQTHVFSFESVFHWPDSWLPMHRAVPDPAHLGRLVESAPNPAARELVARLRAELLALFDQAGAASNQLGRTYGYVGKMAPETRALLVALKAELDPQGLMNPGVLGLPVGNTAPDLAATSHSLGRAPR from the coding sequence ATGACTGCCGGACCCACGCGCATCCCCGCCGCCGAGCTCGCCAGGCGCCTCAAGGATTGCCTGGGCGACAGCCGCGTCCTCACCGGCGACACGGAGCGCGAACTCTATTCCGGCGACCTCTACACCCAGGGCAGGCTGGCGGCCGCGGTCATCCGGCCGACCGACAGCGCCACGCTGGCCAGCGCGGTACGACTGGCCTCGGCCGCCGGCTACGCGCTGGTCCCGCGCGGTGGCGGCCTGTCCTATACCGAGGGCGTGTGTCCGCCGTCGGAGTCGTCGGTGGTCATCGACACTACGGATCTCGGCGGGCTCGTGGATTTCGATCCGGGCAACATGTATGTGACGGTCGGCGCCGGCACGACCTGGGAAACGATCCACGACGCGCTCGCGCCGCATGGCCTGCGCCTGCCCTTTTTCGGCACCTTCTCCGGGCGCCGGGCCACGGTCGGCGGCGGGCTGTCCAACGGCGCCGTGTTCCTCGGCACCGCGCGTTACGGCGGGGCCACCGAGAATGTCATCGGCCTCGAAGTCGTCACGGCCGATGGCCGGGTGCTCCGTACCGGAAACGCCGGATTCCAGCACGGCAAGCCCTTCTACCGGACCCATGGACCGGACCTGACCGGCTTGTTCCTGCACGATGGCGGCGCGCTCGGTATCAAGACCGAAGCTACGTTTCGCCTGATCGAGATGCCCCGGCACAACCGGTATCTGTCACAGGCGTTTCCGGATGCGGCGGCGGCAGCCCGTGCACTGTCGGCGATCGCCCGTTCCGGCGCGGCGGAAGAAGCCTACGTGTTCGATCCGCAAAGCACGGCCAGGAACATGGCTGGCGGCACGTTGCAGGGCGATCTCAAGCGGCTCGGCAGCATCGTCACGGGCCAGGAGAACCTGCTGGCGGGGCTCAGGGCCGGTGCCAGGGTCATCGCGGGCGGCAAGCGCGTCGTGCCGGCGGGTGCGTGGTCGCTGCACCTGGTTTGTGCCGGTCGCACGGCTGCTGCGGCTGATGCCGACTTGAGGCTATGCCGTCGGCTGCTCGCAACGACAGGTGGCACGGAGATTCCGGCGTCCATCCCGCTGGCGGTGCGCGCCGCGCCCTTCGACAGCCTCAATGGTGTCCTGGGGCCGCGGGGCGAACGCTGGGCCGCGATAAATGCCAAGGTGCCGCACGGCGATGCGACGGACTTGATCGATGCCCATGACCAGTTGATCGAGCGGCATCGTACCGGATTGCAGGACGCCGGCGTGGAAGTGTCCATCCTGTTGTCGGCAATGCAGACCCACGTGTTCAGCTTTGAATCGGTGTTCCACTGGCCCGACAGCTGGCTGCCGATGCATCGGGCGGTGCCGGACCCCGCGCACCTCGGCCGGCTGGTGGAATCGGCGCCAAACCCGGCGGCACGGGAACTGGTTGCTCGGTTGCGGGCCGAGCTGCTGGCCCTCTTCGACCAGGCCGGCGCGGCATCGAACCAGCTGGGGCGCACCTACGGCTATGTCGGGAAGATGGCGCCGGAAACCAGAGCGCTGCTGGTGGCGCTCAAGGCCGAACTTGATCCACAGGGCCTGATGAACCCCGGCGTCCTTGGCCTGCCGGTCGGCAACACCGCGCCGGATCTTGCCGCCACCTCGCACTCCCTCGGCAGGGCACCGCGATAG
- a CDS encoding AcvB/VirJ family lysyl-phosphatidylglycerol hydrolase, with amino-acid sequence MQFLAARQGPRTAAPAAPVSRARWCLLNRDRTPAAWAARGDREPGCRQPAHCSPPAAARLRAPPASPGREAHFRFSLLDWFNVRKSGLPTTPAILKLDHGKKMCIYGVEDRRSVCPSLPSGVVTEVNLPGGHHLGGDYGRITTAVLARPGIPGPAL; translated from the coding sequence ATGCAGTTTCTCGCAGCGCGCCAGGGCCCACGCACGGCTGCGCCCGCCGCACCCGTGAGCCGGGCACGTTGGTGCTTACTCAACCGAGATCGAACTCCCGCTGCCTGGGCGGCCCGCGGGGACCGTGAGCCAGGGTGTCGTCAGCCGGCACACTGCTCGCCCCCTGCCGCTGCTCGCCTGCGGGCGCCTCCAGCGAGCCCCGGCCGCGAGGCCCATTTCAGGTTCTCGCTACTGGACTGGTTCAACGTCCGGAAGTCCGGGCTGCCGACGACGCCCGCGATCCTGAAGCTGGATCATGGCAAGAAGATGTGCATCTACGGTGTCGAAGACCGTCGCAGCGTGTGCCCGAGCCTGCCATCGGGCGTCGTAACCGAAGTCAATCTGCCGGGTGGCCACCATCTGGGCGGCGATTACGGCCGGATCACCACGGCGGTGCTGGCCCGGCCCGGCATCCCCGGACCCGCGCTGTAA
- a CDS encoding IS30 family transposase encodes MSRGPWFTPAFKAEVWRRWQQGETCSDIARALGTYPSPLHRLLRQRGGVAPQARCRSSRTLSLAEREEISRGICAGDSLRAMARRMGRAPSSISREIARHGGKGRYRALAADRQAWRNAQRPKPCRLAQQPALALLVARKLRLNWSPQQIAAWLAREFGNDDSRRVSHETIYRTLFIQTRGALKKELLAHLRHGRSMRYARSHRGKLGTGGGQIVDAVSIRERPAQAEDRAVPGHWEGDLLCGTPGTQIATLVERHSRFVMLVKLPSKDSPTVARALSRHVKKLPEQLRRSLTWDRGLEMAAHQRFSIDSGIRVYFCDPQSPWQRGSNENTNGLLRQYFPKGSDLSRHSQAHLNKVALQLNQRPRETLGFDTPASVLHARVASTG; translated from the coding sequence ATGAGTCGAGGTCCGTGGTTTACGCCCGCATTCAAAGCCGAGGTGTGGCGGCGCTGGCAACAAGGTGAGACCTGCAGTGACATTGCGCGAGCACTGGGGACATACCCCAGTCCGCTGCATAGGCTGCTCAGGCAACGGGGTGGCGTGGCGCCGCAGGCGCGCTGTCGCTCGTCTCGGACGCTGAGTCTTGCCGAGCGCGAGGAGATCTCGCGCGGGATTTGCGCTGGCGATTCCCTTCGAGCGATGGCGCGCCGGATGGGGCGTGCCCCTTCGAGTATCAGTCGCGAGATTGCCCGTCACGGCGGCAAAGGCCGCTATCGGGCCTTGGCTGCTGATCGGCAGGCCTGGCGCAATGCGCAGCGTCCCAAGCCCTGCCGCCTGGCGCAGCAGCCGGCGCTGGCCCTGCTGGTCGCCCGGAAGCTGCGTCTGAACTGGTCGCCGCAGCAGATCGCGGCTTGGCTTGCCAGAGAGTTTGGCAACGATGACAGTAGGCGCGTGTCGCACGAGACGATTTACCGCACGCTGTTCATCCAGACCCGCGGCGCGCTGAAAAAAGAGCTCCTCGCGCACCTGCGCCACGGGCGCTCCATGCGCTATGCCCGCAGCCATCGCGGCAAGCTCGGCACAGGCGGCGGACAAATCGTCGATGCGGTCTCGATTCGCGAGCGCCCCGCACAGGCCGAAGATCGCGCTGTCCCCGGCCATTGGGAAGGCGACCTGCTGTGCGGAACGCCCGGCACTCAGATCGCCACCCTGGTGGAGCGGCACTCCCGCTTCGTCATGCTGGTGAAGCTGCCGAGCAAAGACAGTCCCACGGTCGCCCGTGCACTTAGCCGGCACGTGAAGAAATTGCCAGAGCAGTTGCGTCGCTCGCTCACATGGGATCGCGGACTCGAGATGGCTGCTCACCAGCGCTTCAGCATCGACAGCGGCATCCGGGTTTACTTCTGTGACCCGCAAAGCCCCTGGCAGCGCGGCTCAAACGAAAACACCAATGGACTGCTGCGACAGTACTTCCCCAAGGGCAGCGACCTGTCGCGGCACTCCCAGGCGCACCTGAATAAAGTGGCCCTCCAGCTCAACCAGCGACCGCGCGAGACGCTCGGCTTTGACACACCGGCGAGTGTTCTTCATGCTCGTGTTGCATCGACCGGTTGA